The Sphaerospermopsis torques-reginae ITEP-024 genome has a window encoding:
- a CDS encoding S-layer homology domain-containing protein, whose protein sequence is MVVATLHVNPVIGNDANTGSRLSPLKSITRALKATTTPGIIQLAPGTYNTSTGEVFPLIIPGEILIVGNESNKGQGIIISGGGQYQSPTFGWQDITLLLLGNASLLGVTVINPVSKGTGIWIESTAPTLANNTFSKCGREGIFTTGKAKPAILDNVFIQNAASGLMMARYSKGEVLRNVFENNPVGIAISDFAAPLVANNKLANNRIGIALSRDASPVLRRNLICQNTQGGLLVNGNAIPELGKPEDPADNIFRDHKDFDIQNLSSQKVISVGNQLNPAQVQGVVKFLAATADTPSQVISSSFADLDGHWAAAFVEALVNKGFISGFPDGTFRPATPITRAQYAALITKTFQLPASNNLKRFKDVRTDFWAVSAIASAADAGFLSGFPDGTFRPGQNLTKVQAIVSIVNGLKFTGSNPNGLNVYSDRAQIPSYATNAVTIATQKLLILNYPQIELLEPLREITRAEVAALIYQALVSRGEAQVISSPYIVKPDTEIPSFSDLVGHWAEAYIRALVSMNLTQGFADGSYQPDKPMTRAQYTALIAAAFNPTPKRPATEFTDVPADFWAAKAIQVAARGGFVGGFSDRTFRPDQNVQRLQVIVSLVNGLGLPPANNDLLISYTDRNSIPEYAKTAIATAIQQNIIINYPDPKLLTPTREATRAEVAAMLYQALVAIKRVKAI, encoded by the coding sequence ATGGTTGTTGCGACACTCCATGTAAATCCCGTCATAGGTAACGATGCTAATACTGGTTCTCGGTTGAGTCCATTAAAAAGTATTACCCGTGCCTTAAAAGCCACTACAACACCAGGAATTATTCAGTTAGCACCAGGAACTTATAACACTTCTACAGGTGAAGTTTTTCCGCTGATTATTCCTGGGGAAATTCTCATAGTAGGTAACGAATCTAACAAAGGTCAGGGAATCATCATTTCTGGCGGTGGTCAGTATCAAAGTCCTACCTTTGGTTGGCAAGATATCACATTGCTGTTGTTAGGTAATGCCAGTTTGTTAGGGGTAACAGTGATCAATCCTGTTTCTAAGGGTACTGGGATTTGGATTGAATCAACAGCACCGACTTTAGCTAATAATACATTCAGTAAATGTGGACGGGAAGGAATATTTACAACTGGTAAGGCTAAACCCGCCATTTTAGATAATGTATTTATCCAAAATGCTGCCAGTGGGTTAATGATGGCACGTTATAGCAAAGGGGAAGTGCTGCGGAATGTATTTGAAAATAACCCTGTAGGAATAGCTATTAGCGATTTTGCAGCCCCTCTAGTGGCTAATAACAAACTTGCCAATAACCGCATAGGTATAGCCCTTTCTCGTGATGCTAGTCCGGTATTACGACGAAATTTGATTTGCCAAAATACCCAAGGTGGTTTATTGGTAAATGGTAATGCTATTCCTGAGTTGGGTAAACCCGAAGATCCGGCTGATAATATTTTTCGTGATCACAAAGATTTTGATATTCAAAATTTATCATCCCAAAAAGTGATTTCTGTAGGCAATCAGTTAAATCCTGCCCAAGTTCAGGGAGTAGTAAAATTTCTCGCCGCTACAGCCGATACTCCTAGCCAAGTTATTAGTAGCAGTTTTGCAGATTTAGATGGACATTGGGCAGCGGCTTTTGTAGAAGCATTGGTGAATAAAGGTTTTATTAGTGGTTTCCCTGATGGCACATTTCGACCTGCTACACCTATTACCCGCGCTCAATATGCGGCTTTAATTACGAAAACTTTTCAACTACCTGCTAGTAATAACCTGAAGAGATTTAAAGATGTGCGAACTGATTTTTGGGCAGTTTCAGCTATTGCGAGTGCGGCTGATGCTGGTTTTTTGAGTGGCTTTCCCGATGGTACTTTTAGACCAGGGCAAAATTTAACCAAAGTACAGGCGATAGTATCAATTGTTAATGGTTTAAAATTTACAGGCAGTAATCCCAATGGGTTAAATGTGTATAGCGATCGCGCCCAAATTCCCAGTTATGCTACTAATGCAGTCACAATTGCTACTCAAAAATTGCTAATTCTTAACTACCCCCAAATAGAACTATTAGAACCATTAAGAGAAATTACCCGTGCAGAGGTAGCAGCATTAATTTATCAAGCTTTAGTTTCCAGAGGTGAGGCACAAGTTATTTCTTCTCCCTACATTGTCAAACCAGATACAGAAATTCCCTCATTTTCTGATTTGGTAGGACATTGGGCAGAAGCATATATTCGAGCTTTAGTGAGTATGAATTTAACTCAAGGTTTTGCTGATGGTAGCTACCAACCAGATAAACCCATGACTCGCGCCCAATATACGGCTTTAATCGCCGCTGCTTTTAACCCCACACCCAAACGTCCAGCAACTGAATTTACAGATGTTCCCGCCGATTTTTGGGCAGCTAAAGCCATTCAAGTGGCAGCTAGAGGTGGTTTTGTAGGCGGGTTTAGCGATCGCACTTTTCGCCCAGATCAAAATGTGCAAAGGTTACAAGTGATTGTTTCCCTAGTCAACGGACTGGGACTACCACCAGCTAATAACGATTTACTAATTTCCTACACAGATAGAAACTCTATACCTGAATATGCCAAAACAGCGATCGCAACTGCCATCCAACAAAATATTATTATTAATTATCCAGACCCCAAACTACTTACACCTACCAGAGAAGCTACACGGGCTGAAGTTGCAGCTATGCTTTATCAAGCATTAGTGGCAATTAAACGGGTTAAAGCTATTTAG
- a CDS encoding UDP-N-acetylmuramoyl-tripeptide--D-alanyl-D-alanine ligase: MSVSATLSQLVEVLSARPVNLSASALAQVSKGIQTDTRILQPGEVFLALRGEKFDGHKFVKMAIAKGAIAAIVEYTNENPDIPILEVSDTLKAYQQIARWWRDSFTIPVIGVTGSVGKTTTKELIAAVLGTRGQVHKTYGNFNNEIGVPKTLLELGAEDDFAVIEMAMRGRGQIAELTQIARPNIGVITNVGTAHIELLGSEQAIAEAKCELLAEMPSDSVAILNYDSPLLMETAKKFWQGKVISYGFSGGDIRGKLLDNETIEVAGIRLPLPLPGRHNATNFLAALAVAQVLEIDWQTLKNGVIVNMPGGRSQRFTLPNDIVILDETYNAAPEAMLAALQLLADTPGKRKIAVLGAMKELGDRSPQLHQQVGELVQKLHLDGLLVLVNSTDAEIIADSAKGIPCECFTTHSDLVTRLKTYVQAGDRLLFKAAHSVGLDQVVNQLRLSIDN; encoded by the coding sequence ATGTCTGTTTCGGCTACTTTATCCCAATTGGTTGAAGTTCTATCAGCCCGTCCTGTAAATTTATCTGCATCTGCATTAGCTCAAGTAAGCAAGGGTATCCAAACAGACACCAGGATTTTACAACCGGGTGAAGTGTTTTTAGCCTTACGCGGCGAAAAGTTCGATGGACACAAGTTTGTAAAAATGGCGATCGCCAAGGGTGCAATTGCCGCCATTGTAGAGTATACTAATGAAAACCCTGACATACCTATATTAGAAGTTTCCGACACCCTCAAGGCATATCAGCAAATTGCTAGATGGTGGCGGGATTCCTTTACTATTCCTGTAATTGGGGTAACAGGTTCAGTAGGTAAAACCACAACCAAGGAACTGATCGCCGCAGTTTTAGGAACTAGAGGACAAGTTCACAAAACCTATGGAAATTTCAACAATGAAATAGGTGTTCCTAAAACGTTGTTAGAACTGGGTGCAGAAGATGATTTTGCAGTCATAGAAATGGCCATGCGAGGGAGGGGACAAATTGCAGAATTAACACAAATAGCTAGGCCAAATATCGGTGTGATTACTAATGTGGGAACAGCACATATTGAGTTACTAGGTTCAGAACAAGCGATCGCAGAAGCTAAATGTGAGTTATTAGCAGAAATGCCTAGTGATAGTGTGGCAATTCTCAATTATGATAGTCCTTTATTAATGGAGACAGCAAAGAAATTTTGGCAGGGGAAAGTAATTAGTTATGGTTTTTCTGGTGGGGATATTCGCGGGAAATTACTGGATAATGAAACTATAGAAGTGGCAGGAATACGTTTACCTTTACCCTTACCTGGCCGTCATAATGCGACTAATTTTTTAGCAGCTTTAGCAGTGGCTCAGGTATTAGAAATTGATTGGCAAACCCTAAAAAATGGGGTAATTGTGAATATGCCAGGAGGGCGATCGCAACGTTTTACATTACCTAATGATATTGTGATTTTAGATGAAACTTATAACGCCGCCCCAGAAGCGATGTTAGCAGCTTTACAGTTATTAGCAGATACACCAGGAAAGCGGAAAATTGCCGTATTAGGAGCAATGAAGGAGTTAGGAGACAGATCCCCACAATTACATCAACAAGTTGGGGAACTGGTACAAAAATTGCATTTAGATGGTTTGTTGGTTTTGGTTAATAGCACAGATGCAGAAATTATTGCTGATAGTGCAAAAGGAATTCCTTGTGAATGTTTTACTACTCATAGTGATTTAGTAACCAGATTAAAGACTTATGTGCAAGCAGGCGATCGCCTATTATTTAAAGCTGCCCATTCCGTAGGATTAGATCAGGTTGTTAATCAGTTGCGATTGTCAATTGATAATTGA
- a CDS encoding ATP-binding protein: MTSDFHFLKRLYNAFDPFQPLPAGDPAYVDCQEVRGDGDILEAVGREILYSDRNTCQLYAGHRGAGKSTELLRLQQFLDEKGFFVVYFPADEKDIDPEDVQYTDILLACTRNILAAFKDKTNSPAILNWLKGRFEDLKDFLQTEIYLDELSIEAQVSQLAKITTKIRSEPNERRKIRDLINPHTTTLTQALNEFIQDVKKNLPSGYDKLVLIADNLDRIVPVIQGEDRSNHDQIFIDRNEQLKALDCHLVYTVPISLIYSDRSSSLVDIYGTPQVLPMIMVQTPENEPYPPGINKVIEVLQKRLTTIDPSKSIVDLFDNRESLENLCLMSGGHVRNLLLLMKEALKYTNTLPISKKALQRSISELRNTYKNTIYFNEWEALAKVHHTKEIVNDQLYRGLLFNRCILEYRYQEPDGETKFWYDIHPLIKGIKEFQDAYNQLYPNA; encoded by the coding sequence ATGACATCAGATTTTCACTTTCTTAAACGGCTATATAACGCTTTTGATCCCTTTCAACCTTTACCTGCGGGAGATCCTGCTTATGTTGACTGTCAGGAAGTGCGGGGAGATGGTGATATTTTGGAAGCAGTAGGGAGAGAGATTTTATATTCTGATAGAAATACCTGTCAACTGTATGCAGGTCATCGTGGTGCGGGAAAATCTACAGAATTATTAAGACTACAACAATTTTTAGATGAAAAAGGGTTTTTTGTCGTCTACTTTCCGGCAGATGAAAAAGATATTGATCCAGAGGATGTTCAATATACAGATATTCTTTTAGCTTGCACTCGCAATATTTTAGCAGCATTTAAAGATAAAACTAATTCACCAGCTATATTAAATTGGTTAAAAGGACGATTTGAGGATTTAAAAGATTTCTTACAAACAGAAATTTACCTAGATGAATTATCAATTGAAGCACAGGTTTCACAACTTGCCAAAATCACTACAAAAATCCGCAGTGAACCCAATGAACGCCGCAAAATTCGCGATTTAATTAATCCCCATACGACTACTTTAACTCAGGCATTAAATGAATTTATTCAAGATGTCAAAAAAAATCTACCTTCAGGATATGACAAATTAGTTTTAATTGCTGATAATTTAGATAGAATTGTTCCTGTTATCCAAGGAGAAGACCGCAGCAACCATGATCAAATTTTTATAGATCGCAATGAACAACTGAAAGCTTTAGATTGTCATTTAGTTTATACAGTACCAATTTCTTTAATTTATTCTGACAGATCATCTTCATTAGTAGATATATATGGTACTCCCCAAGTATTACCAATGATTATGGTACAAACTCCTGAAAATGAACCCTATCCACCAGGAATTAATAAAGTTATTGAAGTTCTCCAAAAACGACTCACTACCATAGACCCTAGTAAATCTATTGTGGATTTATTTGACAACAGGGAATCTTTAGAAAATTTATGTTTAATGAGTGGTGGTCATGTGCGAAATTTATTATTATTAATGAAGGAAGCTCTCAAATACACCAATACTTTACCGATTTCTAAAAAGGCTTTACAACGGTCAATTAGCGAGTTAAGAAATACCTATAAAAATACCATTTACTTTAATGAATGGGAAGCACTGGCAAAGGTTCATCATACTAAGGAGATAGTTAATGATCAACTTTATCGGGGTTTATTATTTAATCGCTGTATTTTAGAATATCGTTATCAAGAACCTGATGGAGAAACTAAATTTTGGTATGATATTCATCCTCTGATTAAGGGTATCAAAGAATTTCAGGATGCTTATAACCAGCTTTACCCAAATGCTTAA
- a CDS encoding tetratricopeptide repeat protein: MPLKLSEWDNDLPIEQDEEYQAFLRTLRFTEGFALLFVRCSPASGEQLVNKVKADIHDQKIEILKLNKNVTNLYVEVDQLPNKNHINILFITGLESALYKYEEAKTLAGWSSRETHHYSWEGVPPILININQQRERFRDQFKICFVFLLPQFAIKYFIHRAPDFFDWRSGLFEFPLDKDKLDQELNRIIQEGSYEQYINLTPEATNQKILEIIEIIEHDQIENVQKAELFFELGYLQNIKQDYQSAISSFDKALEFKPDYHQAWYNRGISLRNLGRYEEAISSYDKALEIKPDYHQAWYNRGNSLDNLGRYEEAISSYDKALEIKPDYHQAWYNRGISLDNLGRYEEAISSYDKALEIKPDKHEAWNNRGISLDNLGRYEEAISSYDKALEFQPDDHEAWNNRGISLDNLGRYEEAISSYDKALEFQPDYHQAWYNRGNSLYNLGRYEEAISSYDKALEIKPDDHEAWYNRGNSLYNLGRYEEAISSYDKALEIKPDYHQAWYNKARVYALQGNIEKAIENLQTAIILNPDTVREWAKTNSDFDAIREDERFQALF; the protein is encoded by the coding sequence ATGCCTCTAAAACTAAGTGAATGGGATAATGATTTACCCATAGAACAAGACGAAGAATATCAAGCCTTTCTGCGGACACTGCGGTTTACAGAAGGTTTTGCTTTATTATTTGTTCGCTGTTCTCCTGCTAGTGGTGAACAATTAGTTAATAAAGTTAAAGCAGATATTCATGATCAAAAGATAGAAATTCTCAAATTAAATAAAAATGTTACTAATTTATATGTAGAAGTTGATCAATTACCTAACAAAAATCATATCAATATTTTATTCATTACAGGTTTAGAATCTGCATTGTATAAATATGAAGAAGCCAAAACTTTAGCAGGTTGGAGTAGTCGAGAAACCCATCATTATAGCTGGGAAGGTGTACCACCAATTTTAATTAACATTAACCAGCAGCGAGAAAGATTTAGAGATCAATTTAAAATTTGTTTTGTATTCTTATTACCACAGTTTGCAATTAAATATTTTATTCACCGCGCCCCCGATTTTTTTGATTGGCGTTCTGGTTTATTTGAATTTCCTCTTGATAAAGATAAGCTAGATCAAGAATTAAATCGGATTATTCAGGAAGGAAGTTATGAACAGTATATAAATTTAACTCCAGAAGCAACAAATCAGAAAATTCTAGAAATCATAGAAATTATTGAACATGATCAAATAGAGAATGTTCAAAAAGCTGAATTGTTTTTTGAATTAGGTTATTTACAAAATATTAAACAAGATTATCAATCTGCAATTTCTTCTTTCGACAAAGCACTGGAATTTAAACCTGATTATCACCAAGCTTGGTACAACCGGGGTATTTCCCTACGTAATTTAGGTAGGTATGAAGAGGCGATATCTTCCTACGATAAAGCACTGGAAATTAAACCTGATTATCACCAAGCTTGGTACAACCGGGGCAATTCCCTAGATAATTTAGGAAGGTATGAAGAGGCGATATCTTCCTACGATAAAGCACTGGAAATTAAACCTGATTATCACCAAGCTTGGTACAACCGGGGCATTTCCCTAGATAATTTAGGAAGGTATGAAGAGGCGATATCTTCCTACGATAAAGCACTGGAAATTAAACCTGATAAACATGAAGCTTGGAACAACCGGGGCATTTCCCTAGATAATTTAGGTAGGTATGAAGAGGCGATATCTTCCTACGATAAAGCACTGGAATTTCAACCTGATGATCATGAAGCTTGGAACAACCGGGGCATTTCCCTAGATAATTTAGGTAGGTATGAAGAGGCGATATCTTCCTACGATAAAGCACTGGAATTTCAACCTGATTATCACCAAGCTTGGTACAACCGGGGCAATTCCCTCTATAATTTAGGAAGGTATGAAGAGGCGATATCTTCCTACGATAAAGCACTGGAAATTAAACCTGATGATCATGAAGCTTGGTACAACCGGGGCAATTCCCTCTATAATTTAGGAAGGTATGAAGAGGCGATATCTTCCTACGATAAAGCACTGGAAATTAAACCTGATTATCACCAAGCTTGGTACAATAAAGCTCGTGTTTATGCCCTACAAGGTAATATTGAAAAAGCAATTGAAAATCTACAAACAGCAATTATTTTGAATCCTGATACAGTTAGAGAATGGGCAAAAACTAACTCAGATTTTGATGCTATTCGGGAAGATGAACGCTTTCAAGCTTTATTTTAA
- a CDS encoding histone deacetylase family protein, producing MLPIIYSDEFLDHQTGRYHPERPERLSAVVKALKTADFAQKIHWLTPTPVKQELMSWIKTAHTATYIQKLKDIAATGGGYLDGDTPVSPRSYDVALLAVSAWLDGVNEVLSRENPAFVLARPPGHHAESNTGMGFCLFSNAAIAALYALQQPGINRVAILDWDVHHGNGTQAIVENHPEIVYCSLHQYPAYPGTGRSSEKGFHNNVLNFPVPPGSDISIYQLLWQYKILPFLNNFHADLLIVSAGYDAVADDPLASVNLQPEDFGLFTQYCLGVTRKILFGLEGGYDLPSLSKSVTATIQACL from the coding sequence ATGCTACCAATTATCTATTCCGATGAATTTCTAGACCACCAAACTGGACGTTATCATCCAGAAAGACCAGAACGTTTAAGTGCGGTTGTCAAGGCTTTAAAAACTGCTGACTTTGCCCAAAAAATCCACTGGTTAACCCCCACACCAGTCAAACAGGAGTTAATGTCTTGGATAAAAACCGCCCACACTGCAACATACATTCAAAAACTTAAAGATATTGCTGCTACTGGTGGTGGTTATTTAGATGGAGATACCCCAGTTTCCCCCCGCAGTTATGATGTAGCTTTATTAGCTGTAAGTGCTTGGTTAGATGGGGTGAATGAGGTTTTAAGTAGAGAAAATCCCGCCTTTGTGTTAGCACGTCCACCGGGACACCATGCAGAAAGTAATACAGGAATGGGGTTTTGCTTATTTTCTAATGCAGCGATCGCCGCTTTATATGCCTTACAACAACCAGGTATCAACCGTGTCGCCATCTTAGACTGGGATGTACATCACGGCAATGGTACTCAAGCCATAGTAGAAAATCACCCAGAAATTGTTTATTGTTCTTTACATCAATATCCTGCTTATCCTGGCACTGGGAGAAGTTCTGAAAAAGGTTTTCATAATAATGTGTTAAATTTTCCTGTACCTCCCGGTAGTGATATCAGCATTTATCAACTTTTGTGGCAATACAAAATACTACCGTTTTTAAACAACTTTCATGCAGATTTATTGATTGTTAGTGCTGGTTATGATGCTGTAGCAGATGACCCTTTAGCAAGTGTTAATTTGCAACCCGAAGATTTTGGTTTATTTACTCAATATTGTTTAGGCGTAACTAGAAAAATCTTATTTGGGTTAGAAGGTGGTTATGATTTACCATCATTATCAAAATCAGTAACTGCTACAATTCAAGCTTGTTTGTAA